Within Sphingobium aromaticiconvertens, the genomic segment TCGCTTCGGCGCGCAGGCGGTGAAGGACAAATATCTCCCCGACCTCGTGCCGATGACCCGTATCGCCAGCTATTGCCTCACCGAAGCCGGCGCAGGCTCGGACGCCGCCGCGCTCAAAACCAAAGCGGTGAAGGATGGCGATCATTATGTCGTCACCGGCTCAAAGCAGTTCATCTCTGGCGGCGGCGAGAATGAACTCTATGTCGTCATGGTCCGCACCGGCGAGGATGGGCCAAAGGGCATTAGCTGCCTCGTCATCGAAAAGGATATGGAAGGAGTCAGCTTCGGTGCGCAGGAGCGCAAGCTGGGATGGCATTCGCAGCCGACAGCGCAGGTCAATTTCGACGGCGTGCGCGTGCCGATCGAGAATCTGGTGGGCGCGGAGGGCGAAGGTTTCCGCATCGCTATGATGGGGCTGGACGGCGGGCGGCTCAATATCGGCGCCTGCTCGCTGGGCGGGGCGCAGCGCTGCATCGACGAAGCCGTGCAATATAGCAAGGATCGCAAGCAATTCGGTCAGGCCATCGCCGATTTCCAGAATACGCAGTTCACGCTGGCGGACATGGAAACCGAATTGCAGGCCGCGCGCACTCTGCTCTATGCCGCCGCCGTCAAGGTGACGGAGAACGCGCCTGACAAGACGCGCTTTGCCGCGATGGCCAAGCGCTTCGCCACCGACACCGGATCATCGGTGGTCGACCGGGCGCTGCAACTCCATGGCGGCTATGGCTATCTGATGGACTATCCGATCGAACGCTTCTGGCGCGACCTGCGGGTGCATTCGATTCTCGAGGGCACCAACCAGGTGATGCGGATGATCGTCGCGCGGGATATGCTGCGGCAATGACGTGCCTTCAGCCCAAGGAAAGCCAAAGAATGACAGAACAGGTTCTGACCTTCACCGAAAGCAGCGCCAATGGCGCGGTGGGACGCATTCGCCTTAACCGGCCCAAGGCGATCCACGCGCTGACCCCCGAGATGTGTCACGCGATCAACGATGCGCTGTTGGCCTGGGCAGACGATGACAGCGTAGTTGCGGTGATGATCGACCATGAAGAGGGACG encodes:
- a CDS encoding acyl-CoA dehydrogenase family protein, which codes for MTQFDLTDDQREIQELARRFTADAITPHAAEWDEKHIFPRDTIRAAAELGFGGIYVSEEAGGIGLGRLEAALIMEAMAYGCPSTSAFISIHNMGAWMIDRFGAQAVKDKYLPDLVPMTRIASYCLTEAGAGSDAAALKTKAVKDGDHYVVTGSKQFISGGGENELYVVMVRTGEDGPKGISCLVIEKDMEGVSFGAQERKLGWHSQPTAQVNFDGVRVPIENLVGAEGEGFRIAMMGLDGGRLNIGACSLGGAQRCIDEAVQYSKDRKQFGQAIADFQNTQFTLADMETELQAARTLLYAAAVKVTENAPDKTRFAAMAKRFATDTGSSVVDRALQLHGGYGYLMDYPIERFWRDLRVHSILEGTNQVMRMIVARDMLRQ